CTCGGATCTCTGCCGGCGCTGATCGGTTTCAATGTGCCGACGGTGGAAATGATCCGCGCCAGCGGTGACGGTGCGCTCGATATCGAAAGTGCTCGTCAGGCCTGGGCGACGTGGCTGGTCGGTGTGCTGGTGGTTTACGGCGTGCTGCCGCGCCTGCTGTTGGCGCTGTTGTGTTTCTGGCGCTGGAACAGCGGCAAAGCGGCGCTGCGTCTGGACCTGAACCTGCCCGGCTACGCGCAACTGCGCGAACGCCTGATGCCCACCAGCGAACGCCTCGGCGTCACCGACGCCGCACCTGAGCATCTGCATCGAGTGGAAAGCAACGTCAGCGAACACGCCAGCGACGGCGCATTGCTGGTGGCCATCGAACTCGACGAGCAACGCCCATGGCCGCCCGCCCTGCCGAAAAACGTCAGCAATGCCGGCATCCTCGACAGCCGCGAATCGCGCAACAAACTGCTCGAACAACTGAGTCGCTTCCCCCCGGCACGACTGGCGATTGCCTGCGATCCACGGCGCTCGCCGGATCGCGGCAGCCTCGCGCTGATCGCCGAACTGGCGCGCAACGCCAGCACCACCCGCGTCTGGCTGCTGCAAGCGCCACCCGGCGAAGCGCTGGACGCTGAACGCCTCGGCGACTGGCACGTCGCGCTGCAACAACTGGAGCTGCCTTTTGCCGATAGCGCGCCGATGAACTGGCTGGAGAACGGTCATGACTGATGCCTTGAAAGCACCGCTGAAACTCGCGGTGGTCGGCCACACCAACGTCGGCAAGACGTCGCTGCTGCGCACCCTGACCCGCGATGTCGGCTTCGGTGAAGTCTCGCATCGCCCAAGCACCACGCGGCACGTCGAAGGTGCGCGGTTGTCGGTGGACGGCGAGCCGCTGCTCGACCTCTACGACACGCCGGGCCTGGAAGACGCCATCGCCCTGCTGGATTTTCTTGAGCGCCTGGAACGCCCCGGCGAACGCCTCGACGGCCCGGCACGGCTGGCGCGGTTTCTCGACGGTAGCGAGGCGCGCCAGCGTTTCGAGCAGGAAGCCAAAGTGCTGCGGCAACTGCTCGCTTCCGACGCCGGTTTGTATGTAATCGACGCCCGCGAGCCGGTGCTGGCGAAATATCGTGATGAACTGGAAGTGCTGGCCAGTTGCGGCAAACCGCTGCTACCGGTGCTGAACTTCGTCAGCAGCGCCAACCACCGCGAACCGGATTGGCGTGAGGCATTGGCGCGATTGGGCCTGCACGCGCTGGTGCGTTTCGACAGCGTCGCACCGCCGGAGGATGGCGAGCGACGGTTGTATGAAAGCCTCGCGCTGCTGCTGGAAAACGCCCGGCCACAACTGGAACGGTTGATTGCTGATCAACAGGCTCAGCGACTCGCCCGTCAGCAAAGTGCTGCGCGGTTGATCGCCGAGTTGCTGATCGACTGCGCCGCGTGTCGGCGCAGTGTGGTCAGCGAAGCGGAACAGGAACAGCAAGCCATCAGCGAATTGCGCAAGGCTGTGCGTCAGCGTGAGCAGCGTTGTGTCGAAGCCTTGCTCAAGCTCTATGCGTTTCGCCCGCAAGATGCGACGGCCAGTGATTTGCCGTTGCTCGACGGGCGTTGGGGCGATGACCTGTTCAACCCGGAAACCTTGAAGCAACTCGGTGTGCGCGTGGGTGGCGGGATTGCAGCCGGCGCGGCCGCCGGGGCTGGCGTCGACTTGCTGGTGGGCGGGATTACCCTCGGTGCTGCCGCATTGGCCGGTGCGATTGCCGGGGGCGCGCTGCAAACGGCCCGCAGTTATGGCAGTCGTTTGCTGGGCAAGATCAAAGGGCAGCGGGAATTGACGGTGGATGATGGCGTGCTGCGGTTGTTGGCGTTGCGGCAGCGGCAGTTGCTGTTGGCGCTCG
The sequence above is drawn from the Pseudomonas sp. FP2196 genome and encodes:
- a CDS encoding DUF2868 domain-containing protein, translating into MTQLTPLQNLWLTETVRLREEHAGPLDDLEANRLARAAGGDLPSRIQRRALWLAERDGLTSALKHWLQGARLALALLMIFAVLSGAALAFAALGQTPVNVFWALGSLLGLNLILLLSWALGLIFAGEHGATLGRLWLWLSEKLARDAKAAQLAPALLLMLQRKKLNRWALGALVNGLWLLAMFSALVLLLTLMATRRYGFVWETTILSADTFINMTQALGSLPALIGFNVPTVEMIRASGDGALDIESARQAWATWLVGVLVVYGVLPRLLLALLCFWRWNSGKAALRLDLNLPGYAQLRERLMPTSERLGVTDAAPEHLHRVESNVSEHASDGALLVAIELDEQRPWPPALPKNVSNAGILDSRESRNKLLEQLSRFPPARLAIACDPRRSPDRGSLALIAELARNASTTRVWLLQAPPGEALDAERLGDWHVALQQLELPFADSAPMNWLENGHD
- a CDS encoding GTPase/DUF3482 domain-containing protein, whose product is MKAPLKLAVVGHTNVGKTSLLRTLTRDVGFGEVSHRPSTTRHVEGARLSVDGEPLLDLYDTPGLEDAIALLDFLERLERPGERLDGPARLARFLDGSEARQRFEQEAKVLRQLLASDAGLYVIDAREPVLAKYRDELEVLASCGKPLLPVLNFVSSANHREPDWREALARLGLHALVRFDSVAPPEDGERRLYESLALLLENARPQLERLIADQQAQRLARQQSAARLIAELLIDCAACRRSVVSEAEQEQQAISELRKAVRQREQRCVEALLKLYAFRPQDATASDLPLLDGRWGDDLFNPETLKQLGVRVGGGIAAGAAAGAGVDLLVGGITLGAAALAGAIAGGALQTARSYGSRLLGKIKGQRELTVDDGVLRLLALRQRQLLLALDQRGHAAMDAVQVATPQDKTWREGKLPEALSKARAHPQWSSLNPHAKLNQAERQEQIESLAADL